A genomic segment from Bacillota bacterium encodes:
- the nusB gene encoding transcription antitermination factor NusB, with product MSRRATRELALKVLFQVDVGRADPARALDYTAELQRLMGDGEEEAARTGHTGRGGHTGHTGGLGVSADLTPEDVAFAGELVRGALDHLPEIDQIIVDHAREWRIERMANIDRNVLRLALYEMAHRPDIPVSVSINEAVELAKKFGTGESGRFVNGILGNAARLLKRDE from the coding sequence ATGAGCCGGAGGGCCACCCGAGAATTGGCCCTTAAGGTCCTGTTTCAGGTCGACGTCGGTCGGGCCGATCCGGCTCGGGCCCTCGACTATACGGCTGAGCTCCAGCGACTGATGGGTGATGGGGAAGAAGAGGCTGCCCGGACCGGCCACACCGGCCGTGGCGGCCACACCGGCCACACCGGCGGGCTGGGCGTCAGCGCCGACCTGACCCCCGAGGACGTGGCCTTTGCCGGCGAACTCGTCCGCGGCGCCCTGGACCACCTACCGGAGATCGATCAGATCATCGTCGACCACGCCCGGGAATGGCGGATCGAGCGGATGGCCAACATCGACCGAAATGTCTTGCGTCTGGCCCTTTACGAGATGGCTCACCGGCCTGACATCCCGGTCTCGGTCTCCATCAATGAGGCGGTCGAACTGGCCAAGAAATTCGGGACCGGGGAGTCGGGACGCTTCGTCAACGGCATCCTCGGCAACGCCGCTCGGCTCTTGAAGCGCGACGAGTAG
- a CDS encoding 3D domain-containing protein, giving the protein MKDRKTFVILGCLLVLALLVASPLKTQAAGLSRLLQRGDSGSDVRQVQVDLQNLGCDLAADGIFGRITQTRVRTFQDGHGLVVDGIVGPQTDRAIDVALGRSGRAANAPSGVSRGGGVVQTPGGSRTYRGVLNVKATAYDATWESNGRWGPVAAWKGLALRPGMIAVDPRIIPLGSKVFVTGYRNPNLPSGGFVGIATDTGGAIKGNRIDIYMEASKKEVLDFGIQNIKVYILN; this is encoded by the coding sequence ATGAAAGACCGCAAGACGTTTGTCATCTTGGGCTGTCTCCTGGTGCTGGCATTGCTTGTGGCCAGCCCGCTCAAGACGCAGGCGGCCGGCCTGTCCCGCCTTCTCCAGCGGGGCGACTCGGGCAGCGACGTCCGACAGGTCCAGGTCGACCTCCAAAACCTCGGCTGCGACCTAGCCGCCGACGGCATCTTCGGCCGAATCACCCAGACCCGGGTCAGGACGTTCCAGGACGGTCACGGGCTGGTCGTGGATGGCATCGTCGGCCCCCAGACGGATCGCGCCATTGACGTGGCCCTGGGTCGCAGCGGCAGGGCGGCCAACGCCCCGAGCGGAGTGTCCCGTGGCGGGGGCGTCGTCCAGACCCCCGGCGGGTCAAGAACCTACCGAGGCGTCCTTAACGTCAAGGCCACAGCCTATGACGCAACTTGGGAATCGAACGGCCGCTGGGGCCCGGTCGCGGCCTGGAAGGGCCTCGCCCTCCGCCCCGGCATGATCGCCGTCGATCCGCGGATCATTCCCCTCGGTTCCAAGGTCTTCGTGACCGGGTACAGAAACCCGAACCTCCCTTCCGGCGGTTTCGTCGGGATCGCCACCGATACCGGCGGAGCCATCAAGGGCAACCGGATCGACATCTACATGGAGGCGAGCAAGAAGGAGGTTCTGGACTTCGGGATCCAGAACATCAAGGTCTACATCCTGAACTAG
- the amaP gene encoding alkaline shock response membrane anchor protein AmaP, whose translation MGIFDRIILTVFTFGMAFLSLIFVAMSAGGWAEPLKVTQKALADPNGRWTIGVLAALFFVVAVRFIYYGFSRQNPLETVVHETSLGEVRVSLRAVENLVKKVTRQVKGVRDVKAWVYALQGGVGVRLRVWVSPESNIPEVSEQIQKSARSYVKNVVGVEANEVRLFVENITNEVRKGRVE comes from the coding sequence ATGGGGATCTTCGATCGGATCATCCTGACTGTCTTCACCTTCGGGATGGCTTTCTTGTCGCTAATCTTCGTGGCGATGTCCGCGGGCGGCTGGGCCGAGCCGCTGAAAGTCACCCAGAAGGCCTTGGCCGATCCCAACGGCCGTTGGACCATCGGCGTCCTGGCCGCCCTGTTCTTCGTCGTCGCCGTGCGTTTCATCTACTACGGCTTCTCCCGCCAGAACCCGCTGGAGACCGTCGTCCACGAGACCTCCCTGGGCGAGGTCCGGGTCTCTCTCAGGGCCGTCGAGAACCTGGTCAAGAAGGTCACTCGGCAAGTCAAGGGAGTCAGGGATGTCAAGGCCTGGGTCTATGCCCTGCAGGGCGGGGTCGGAGTCAGGCTGAGGGTCTGGGTCAGCCCTGAATCCAACATTCCCGAGGTCTCGGAGCAGATCCAAAAATCCGCCCGGAGTTACGTCAAGAACGTCGTCGGGGTGGAAGCCAACGAGGTCCGGCTCTTCGTGGAGAACATCACCAATGAGGTCCGGAAGGGTCGAGTGGAATGA
- a CDS encoding DUF2273 domain-containing protein: MSQEGQKQEGSVWERLFKELFENHRGKTVGSLIGLAISLSIYKLGFLWTIFIAICVFVGYQIGRKMDEDKEGLIDILDRLLPPGGRER; encoded by the coding sequence ATGAGCCAAGAGGGCCAGAAGCAGGAAGGGTCAGTCTGGGAACGGCTCTTCAAGGAGCTCTTCGAGAACCACCGCGGGAAAACCGTGGGCTCGCTGATTGGCCTGGCCATCAGCTTGTCCATCTATAAGCTCGGCTTTCTGTGGACCATCTTTATCGCCATCTGTGTCTTCGTCGGCTATCAGATCGGCCGCAAGATGGATGAGGACAAGGAAGGCCTGATCGACATCCTCGACCGGCTCCTGCCGCCCGGAGGCCGCGAACGCTAG
- a CDS encoding Asp23/Gls24 family envelope stress response protein: MDRPEAINRFDGGDDGSNIRIADDVVGIIAGIAATEVEGVAGMSGGIVGGITEMLGKRNLSKGVRVEVGEKEAAVDLYIVIEYGVRIPDVAQRVQENVKKAVESMTGLDVVECNVHIHGVAFHNEKETTERVR; the protein is encoded by the coding sequence TTGGACCGGCCGGAAGCCATCAATCGATTCGACGGCGGTGACGACGGATCCAACATCCGAATCGCCGACGACGTCGTCGGAATCATTGCGGGCATTGCGGCTACGGAGGTTGAAGGCGTGGCCGGGATGAGCGGTGGGATCGTCGGCGGGATCACCGAGATGCTCGGCAAGCGGAACCTCTCCAAGGGTGTGCGGGTCGAGGTCGGGGAGAAGGAAGCCGCCGTCGACCTCTACATCGTCATCGAATACGGCGTGCGGATCCCGGACGTCGCCCAAAGGGTGCAAGAGAATGTCAAGAAGGCCGTCGAGAGTATGACCGGTCTTGACGTCGTCGAGTGCAACGTCCACATCCACGGGGTAGCCTTCCATAACGAGAAGGAGACCACCGAAAGGGTGCGCTGA